In one Diabrotica virgifera virgifera chromosome 7, PGI_DIABVI_V3a genomic region, the following are encoded:
- the LOC126887652 gene encoding piggyBac transposable element-derived protein 3-like — translation MLFTDSKRIQEYVDDRFDGDNSEVDISDDDDLDADPTWLPQQETTDIGEIDEEEEEDEETISDGTSTTSDMMASNITTGEDNTPVAQAVSSSERYFWKKNSDFEPCLPAPDNTPLEINAVNLQPHAYVSKYIPESIFKVILEQTNRTYVEKTGKVLLNDVEDVKKFFSASLMMSIMGYPRIRMYWARKTKAECISNLMRRDKYFCIRKNLKIVYDGDVTDEEKNAYKFWKVEPLIRSVKTGCLLNPKPQVVAIDEQMIPFWGHCPARQVIKTKPNPCGLKNFVVAAPDGLPLDFFFYQGKGDPIVHDERFKLLDVGGKAVMKLLTTFPPGVSIYMDRYFNSEHLLDLLHSEREATGTGTLKQVRIPKNSKLRSDTDLKKEGRGAIDESVRSDGQVSVVKWFDNRAVILMSNREGSQPVDKCRRWCKIQKRFIEVNRPLAVKVYNANMGGIDFLDRMISYYRISARTRKWTVRVIMHLFDFAISASWIEYRRDQRLLGTHKKDIMDLFCFKEEYAYFLAHGHQESSEDSDPDYECSLPPHRKQPRVSHPPDLLRKKHTLHLPEIPTPAKKNRCRMPGCSANSSRIRCSTCQVFLCIQENRNCFKLYHEL, via the coding sequence ATGTTATTTACAGATTCCAAGCGAATTCAAGAATATGTTGACGATCGATTTGATGGAGATAACAGTGAGGTGGACATCAGCGATGATGATGACTTGGATGCAGATCCAACGTGGCTACCACAGCAGGAGACCACTGACATTGGGGAAATAGacgaagaagaggaagaagacgAAGAAACGATATCGGATGGTACCTCAACTACTTCAGACATGATGGCTTCTAATATTACAACTGGCGAAGACAATACTCCAGTCGCACAAGCCGTGAGTAGCAGTGAAAGATACTTCTGGAAAAAAAACTCAGATTTTGAACCATGCTTGCCAGCTCCAGATAATACTCCTTTAGAAATAAATGCTGTAAATCTGCAACCTCATGCATATGTTAGCAAGTATATTCCTGAGAGTATTTTCAAAGTTATTTTAGAACAAACAAACAGAACGTATGTGGAAAAAACTGGGAAAGTTCTTTTGAATGATGTGGAAgatgtaaaaaagtttttttcagCAAGTTTGATGATGTCTATTATGGGATATCCACGGATTAGGATGTATTGGGCCAGAAAAACCAAAGCAGAATGTATAAGTAACCTCATGCGAAgggataaatatttttgtattcgAAAGAATCTGAAAATTGTGTATGATGGTGACGTAACGGATGAAGAAAAGAACGCCTACAAGTTTTGGAAAGTAGAACCACTGATCAGGTCAGTTAAAACAGGTTGTTTGCTGAATCCAAAGCCTCAAGTAGTGGCTATAGATGAACAAATGATTCCTTTCTGGGGGCATTGCCCAGCCAGACAAGTAATCAAAACAAAACCCAATCCATGTGGCTTGAAAAATTTTGTTGTAGCTGCTCCAGATGGACTGCCACTAGATTTTTTCTTTTACCAGGGAAAAGGTGACCCTATAGTTCATGATGAACGTTTCAAACTTCTAGATGTTGGTGGTAAGGCTGTGATGAAGCTTCTGACTACGTTTCCTCCTGGGGTTTCAATTTATATGGATAGATATTTCAATTCTGAACACCTTTTAGATTTATTACATTCAGAAAGAGAAGCTACAGGTACTGGCACTTTGAAACAAGTAAGAATACCCAAAAACTCCAAGCTAAGAAGTGATACTGATTTGAAAAAAGAAGGTAGGGGGGCAATTGATGAGAGTGTAAGATCAGACGGTCAAGTGTCTGTTGTAAAATGGTTTGATAACAGAGCCGTAATTTTGATGTCAAATAGAGAGGGCTCACAACCTGTCGATAAATGTAGAAGATGGTGCAAAATACAAAAGAGATTCATTGAAGTCAACAGGCCTCTGGCAGTTAAGGTCTACAATGCCAATATGGGAGGCATTGACTTCTTAGACCGAATGATAAGTTATTACAGGATCTCTGCTCGAACTAGAAAATGGACAGTCAGAGTTATCATGCATTTGTTTGACTTCGCAATTTCAGCATCATGGATCGAATATCGACGAGATCAGCGACTTTTAGGAACCCACAAAAAAGATATTATGGATCTGTTCTGTTTTAAAGAAGAGTATGCATATTTCCTAGCCCATGGTCATCAGGAGAGCTCGGAGGATAGTGATCCAGATTATGAGTGTTCCTTACCCCCTCATCGGAAGCAACCCAGGGTATCCCACCCTCCAGACTTGCTCCGTAAAAAGCACACTTTGCATTTGCCAGAAATCCCAACACCAGCCAAGAAGAATAGATGCCGAATGCCAGGATGTTCAGCCAACTCATCTAGAATCAGGTGTTCTACATGCCAGGTGTTCCTTTGCATCCAAGAAAATAGAAACTGCTTCAAGCTGTACCATGAACTATGA